Genomic segment of Eleutherodactylus coqui strain aEleCoq1 chromosome 1, aEleCoq1.hap1, whole genome shotgun sequence:
GTTcccaccagctcagatctacttaggGGTTGGGCCGGCTTCGCACGGCTGAGAATCCCGTGCGAAATTTGTGCATTGAGAGAcgtacaaatctcacacgaatctgaaccctattcttttgaatgaggtcatatacATGAGGGGTGTCCTATCTTTGGTTGTGCCCGCACATCgcatattgttttcaatggggccggcagcagcatcgcactaTGTGTTTGGTGCACGCGAAtgggtttccccattgaaaataataggaaACACTCAACGATCCCCTGTCGCAGCTGTCAGCTGCAACAGAGGATCGCTGCTTCACCAacgtttttgtatcaaaaacgtctcgcatccacagaaaaatcgcatgttggtgagcgcgatattgagCATgcgtttcacagcccgatatcgcacatGGCCGTGTGAATATAGTCTTATGGATTCAGTTTCTAGTCTGTGTAATGATGTTGCGTGGATCTACCACAGCAACTGTGTTAAAGCGGATACAGGTATTCCTGGCAtgattactgatgatgatcacacagctcctgtcgcacacatgtaatagaggagatcacagctcatcctccttggGCCCGGCTCACATGAGCGCATCGGTACAGGGAATTCTACGTGCGGATCTTGCGTGTGTAATACACTGTACCAGTCtgccataggcggccatgttgccgtTCATACGACTTGTATAcaagtaaaatcgcagcatgccctattacGCAGgatacactcgtgtgagcccggctttactgtacacttatggtctgtagcttatttaggtgtcCCCTGCTTGTAGAATAGTATAACCCTAGCAAATGCTGAGTGGGAATAGATGTGACATAAAGTAAAAAATGTAACTCCCAAGGTGGTGGGTGGCTGGCACTGCATGGAAGACATAGAGGAGAGTGTGACAGGTTGGCAAAAAAAGGGTTTACCCAAATGTGTCCATTTAAGAAATTCTTCTTTTCAAGTTAAAAATAGTTGGGTCATTAAAGAATGGATCCAGAGATCTGTCGTGAATCTTCCCCATATGTTCTGTACTGGAGGGATCACCATGGAGGCCCTGGAATACATCATAGACATGGATGCAGCCAGAGCAGAGACTGACAGCAGCAGGCACCAGGAGCAGTGAGCGCGCAGCACGTGTCAGCGGCCGCCGCAGAACTACATTTCCCGGCATGCTCGGCGCTGGGatgcgatgacgtcaccacgctgcGGCCGTGCCGTGGTAGTATGAGCCGGGCCCTGTGGATGGATGTGGCCGCCGCTGCGGGGCCTTCCGCTGGACGCGTCGCCGGAGGTAGGAGTGCAGACCGCGCGGCGGCTGTAGACTCTATGGCTTATTGTGATGATGGGACTGGTGTTAttttttattgtgtgtgtgtatgtgtatatatatatatatatatgctttacGGTATATATTAGTCAATATATAACCGCCTTCGGTATTGCGGCATCTTGTGCTCTGGGTTTTGCTGCGATACATCTACCACAATATGTATTCTGTGCGGGGGAGGGTTCGCATCACTCATTGGAAGAAGTATGATCCACTGTTGAACCGTGCAGCCCAAATTGGCGcgcagcaaataaaaaaaaaaactatatatattttacCGTAGAATAATGCGCGCTGCAGAAATGTTTTATCTCTAAGGCCGTCTGCATGCGGCGCCCgcctctgggttccgcagcaagACCGCCCATAGCACGCTATGGGACACCGTGTGTTTTGCagggttttttgtgtttttctctatttttcctgcacacgagcggaaatcagttGTGATTTAAAATTTACTTTCTGGAGGAAAAATgtcagcacgctctatttctagCCGGAAtccgtgtggacggcttccattgaagtccctGGAAGCCGTTTGACCCGTGgaccttccacaatcatcattgcggaaaggtcgtgggatccgcatcatcgcctagcaacggcgctgcataatctgtactgtgcgcCGGCCCCTCCATACACGGCACAGGTACGCGGGGGCACCAGCCGGGCACGGGGTTGGATTCCGCTACgagatctgacccgcccgtgtgcctTGGGACGGGGCGAGATGTCTttaagggtgcgtttacacgtagcggaaattccgcagcatttccacgtcCGATACACGGTCACAATCCGGagcagcagtgcagattttgacttgggTGATGCGCTCACTAGAGACCCCCATGTGCCGCAGCTAAGGAGGCGCAAGAGCACCGTGCCTTCAGAGATGAGGGGGGCGGGGTCTTCTGAAATCGGCTGCGGCGGCGCAGCTGATTCCGACTCAGTATTGGCTCTGATGCTTTAGATTGTGACTCCGCTTCGGATGTGGaaaagctgcagaatttgccaccaaATCTTCCCAAACTCTGCAGCATGTCCGCTACGTGTAAACGCACCTCTGTGTTGGCGGCACGATGCAGAGtatgcagcttgtttgtagatgcaCTCAGCCTGCCAAGTGACATCATCGAGAGACCGGCGGGGGAGgggtgagtaactgctgatttggtatttactgcatggggggggggggggggggcgttgacAGGGGTTTTCCTTAactgtgacaacccctttaaacatttttggcCTGGTCACTAAAAATCTGCCCTAAATGGTGTGGCTCTGCCCATAGGACCATGCTAAGCAAAaggcttttccatgcccacgagcggatcTCGACCGTACCATAAAGGGTTTGTCCTTGACTCCATTGGCAAtgtcaatatcagatcggtggaggtccgctgctcgggacccccattgatcagctgtctgaagtggcTGCCATGTATTGTTGGGGTCCGGACCCCAGATTACATCTTGGGTTCTTCTATGAAATACTGACTTTTCTTGAAGTCTGAcccaaaagaagaaaaagctCTTTTTGAGGCCTTATGACTTGGGTCATGGCATGCATTGCCCGGCTGGAGCCGTGTGGCACGGCTGTTAGTAACCTCTGGCAGCTCACGGGTGACTGGCTGTTAAACCGACATCCTCAGGAGTATACCGGACGATACCCGCCGCAGTCGGCCTCTGGCACCCGAAATGTCGTCTTCAGAAGTGACCTGGCATATAAAAGTACATGTACACCAAAGTCTTTTCTCTAGGGGTGATGGTGGTCAGAGCACATATGTAATCTATAGGGTCCTATGTGCCACACATATACCCTGCAGGATGGCGGGATAGAACAGTAAAGTGTCGTTTTCTATGCTTTTCTACACCGTTAGTCAGTAAGGTATCCGGACGTGTACCATGAGGACCCCTTCTTGATGGACACATTAGTATATGCTGGGAGCTTTCTTGccacatacactgcatacaagtCTATACAGTTGTGAttggcaatgttttgtagcccatggagccttcctttgtgttgcattgtaCGAAATCGCGGCTTTCATGCGGTGCCATGCACCTTTAtaataggaagtcctactgtttgtccctaaaataagccctagctccaTAAAAAActccaatacattacctaacaggcgctgtctgctccaccgcacttctccttCCGTGGCACTTGTTTGTAGCCTTCAGCCACTGTTCCCTGGTTAGGGGGTTCAAAAGTCCCACCACTTGGTagtgctagctctgattggctgagccatggcacttgAGCACCAATCAGCCAGCGCTACCTGggggtgggatttttgaaccccctaacCAGGAAGCAGTGGCTAAAGGATACAAACAAGTGCGGCGGAGCAGacggcgcctgttaggtaatgtattgtgttgTAGTTTATGTAGCTAAGACTTCCTTTGGgattagggtttatatttcaaggccccccgaaaatcctggcaaaagatccctacaaaatcgcaatatcgctgtgattttatttttttttttttttgggggcaattttgctgggggggagggggctgtttGATTagaataacacagaggtcggacaGGGGAAGCCTCTGcactgacctcccatgtagtggccagtgcttgtaactgcaggcatagctctcattgaaatcaattggtactggctagggatgagcgagtatactcgctaaagcactactcgctcgagtaatgtgctttagccgagtatctcccggctcgtcccggaagattcgggggccggggcggggagagccgggaggaacggaggtaagatctttctctccctctctcccgcccgctctcccctgctccccgctgcgactcacctgtcagctgcggcggcccccgaatcttcagggacgagcggggagatactcggctaagacacattactcgagcgagtagtgccttagcgagtatactcgctcatccctagtactggccactacatggaggtcggcatggaggcttccgcaccaacctctgtgttattgtggcactgacaaCATGCCCCCCCACaggtgatcagttggggtcccgagcgatggaccgcggccgatcaactgttgatgaactatcctgatgataggtaatcaatagtatttcactggcaaacccctttaagcgtaCGTCCTCACACTAGAAGTTTTCCTCTTTGGTTTGCTATTTTGCTGCCTATTCATTCACACTTTGCATTACTACctctaaaccagtgttccccaactccagtcctcagggaccgccaacaggtcatgttttcaggatttcctcagtattgcacaggtgatggaattgttgtcggtgcctcagacattgccacaggtgttcttaccataggatatcctgaaaacatgacctgttggtggtccctgaggactggagttggggacccctgctctaaactATTTTGCTACAGACATATGAAGAATTAAGAAGCCCTTTGCAGCATCTGACGTACATGTCGGATGTGCACAGGGTTTACATAAAAGTAGACATAACTGGTtttgccgcatccataaaagtccaatctctTAAAATATTGCATAATTTATCTTGCATGGTTCATGCCtcaaaaaaagtaaaatacaatacctgattTGTGcggggttttttattttttggtcacCATGTCTCCAAAGAGAGATTGAATTGAAAGTGATGAAAAAGttgtatttaccccaaaatgggacAAGTTGAATTTTTAAAGCTTTTgctcaaaaacagaaaaaaaaaccgaaaCCTGACACAACCACTGTAACAGAACAAGAACAAAGCTATGCAGGTCAGAATGTGGGGACAGAAAGCAATTAAAAGAAAAATGGTATTTattttagtacagcaaaaaaaaactatacaaacttTATcctgctgacccacagaataaagtgaactTATCATTTTTACAGCTCTGACTGCTGTAAACAGTGCTCCAATAACAGCAcaattgtgtgtttttgttttttccccccactttactctgaaactttttaaaatgttttcaatGCATTATATAGTACGTTAAATTGTAATATTGTTAACTACAACTTGTCCTCCAAAAAAACAAGTCATCGTTTGGTTatgtcaaaggaaaaataaagttacaattttttttttttgaaagcggagatgaaaaaaaaattcaatctgAAAAATGGCCATGTCCTCTAGAtgttataatgaaaacaaaggtttggtacggtgttagccagtagagccaaatgtgattgttcccagcaagagaagccaagtaatcttgtagatatgataccttttaatggctaacaataatacatgatgtaatattgagctttcgaacctcttgggttcttcttcaggctaaaatggaatagatctgaagaggcatgaatatttatacacacttataacatacatacttataacaaggctcagacatggatgggattggttcgcaTGTAAAAAGAATACTGCAACAGGGACATAAACATTTTTAACGAGACACTTATAAGGGAGTGgacgttttatggtccctgaattactgttggaggatggtggggtgtgggggggaggggggctcaccaggccagcagtcttatctgtgctatagatgtcttatatctcccattcacccataaaacCTCAGTAAtaatttagccctctattgaacGTGTTAAAAGTGgatataaatttatactccccaaattcttctgtggttttgtgacttgaaaccacccttcaatatcataactctcatatgtcctgtgtcatgtccatggttagagaagtgctcggccacaggtaattctgttttttctctgttcaatcgtgtggcgatgagacctcatacTCTCTTtccgtttttgtcctgtttctccaacatacagccccccaacaggacatttactgcacaggatcaggtacacaacatcggacgaggaacatgtgaatgtccctgggatcttatagtcctgctgtgtgttggggatccgtatcctgttcgcggtccgtacatgtgagcaggtcttacagctccttacattacagggataatgtGTGtcttgtaatgtaaggagctgtaagccCTACGCACCGCcgtacaattaaacagagaaagacagaattacctgtggccgagcacttttctaaccatggacataacataggagatatgagagttatgatattgaagggtggtttcaagtcacaaaaccatagaaaaatttggaaatataaatttataaccacTTTTGACACGTTCAGTGGAGGATTAATTTATTGCTGAGGTTTTATGGGTAAATAGGAGTTATaagacatctataacacagataagactgctggcctggtgacccgccccccacaccccaccatcctccaacagtaattcagggactatAAACTTCCACTCActtattaaaaatgtttatgtccctgctgcagtattccttttaagtgggAACCAAtcgcatccatgtctgtgccttgtcataagtatgtgtgttataagtgtgtataaatattcatgcctcttcggatctattccattttagcctgaagaagaatccgagaggttcacaagctcgctataacCTCAAGATGTTTATAATGTTCCTAATGTGTCCGTTGCTGTTATTATGAGCTTTATTTATTAAAGTTGTGTCTATAATCGACCCTTTTTAGATGCCTCATGCTGAAAAGAACTTATCATACCATGTGCACGACTCGGCCATTGAGCCTTGCTTGAAAAAGTCCAGGCCGGATTACTCCTCTTCTTCATGGGTGAGGAGAGATACTGATTTGTACAAGGAACATGAAGCAAAGTCACAGAAATGGGCTTGCTCTACCATCTCGGAGGAAAGATCTCATCTGTCAAACAGAAGTGGAAGTGAAGGCAGGGGAGGGGGCATAAATGTAAAATATGATTCCGAATCCTATCACTTGGGTCAAGGTGATGCGAATGAAAGAGACCGCAATAAAACCAACCAGCATTCATTTGTACTTTCCAAAAGAGAGAAATGTGAAAATAACTCTGACCTGTCATTTTCAGGAACCAGTACTTCTTTTATAGGACCACTATATCAACCATCTGCTCAAGAGAAACCGCTAGCTAAAGTCACAAATAATCTTAATGCTAAGCCACCTCCTTTCAAAATCGCCACTGTAGCGTTGGGTAAATTGGCCAGCCAATCAAAAGGCCAGGATGGAATGGACTATGAACTGCGGCAGTTCTACAAAGAGTTAAATGAACTTGGAGGTGAGGCTGGTGACCAAACTAAACCGCCTGCTTCTACAGACTTGGATGTTAAGCAATGTATTGGCCCTTACCCTAACGATATACCGGCTACACCCCCTTCCAACCAGCATCATGGCCAAGTGCCTACCTCACAGCCTTTCCCCAGCACACTTCCGAACTTAGGAACCTGCCATGCTAGAGAAGAACCAAGACCACAACTTGAAAGGCCTCCACTACCTCTTAATATTCCATTCTCACGTGATAGCCAAGCTCCATATCATCCGAACAACCTTTCATTTGAAAGCCATGCGGCACCTCCTTCAAGATTCGAAGGGTGTCACCCATCTACTTTTATAGTACCCCATGGCCCTCCCCCACCGCGGTTTAATTACCCAATGAGTTTTCCAAGTAATATACTACCCCCACAACAGTCGGATAACTTCAGTTACAGTACTAGACAGGAGCTTCCTCCATGGCACGGATCAGCTGCACCTCCTCAAAGCCGTTTCGCACCTCCGATGATCCCTGAACCATTTTCACAAGGTACAGGTGAAAGGACATGGCAAGACCTTCGATATGGTGATCTTAGTAGACAGGAAGATGGCCAGTTTGGTGAGCGGACATTGCCTCATGCGGGTAATGTGCCATATGAACAGTATCCATGCAGATCCAGGGatcaaagtaaaagaaaaatggtGCTTTTAAGAGGAGTTCCCGGCTCGGGGAAAAGTACGCTGGCTCGGTACGTATCGGGAGATTTGTTACAATTCTTGTAAAAATACCATGAAAATTGGCTGAAATTCAAGGTGTTTGAAAACTAGTGTTTGTGAAGGAGTCATAAAGgttgatggatggatgaatgactGTTGAATGAATGACCATTTTGCAGATGCAGCCATTCACAGtttagtccatattggctgtCACAGTTATTCACTCTGGCCATTTGTGTTCAAGGTCATCAGGCGACTGATGACTGATCTTTCTGAGAAGGTTCTTGGAAGATTTTGTGGAAGATGAGCTTTCACCTGACAGGTGACAGACTTCTTTCCAGACATTGACAGTCTGTCACCCGTTGGCTAAAATGATCATTTGTTGCAAATTTATTTTACCTGACGAACTATTAACAATTTATTGATTTGGTTGAAATcaaccattttcatcaactttggagggggggggggggggggttgtccaaGTCTTTCCTCATTATGTTTTTTGTTCCTTTTACAGTTCACCTCTGGCTTCTTGAAACCTCTTgagagggattgtccagttgtatatTACTGGTGGCCCATCCTCAAGATGggtgatcaatagtagatcagcaggggatcCGCTGCTCAAGATCCCCACTGAACAGCTATTTGCCAGGCCACTGCACTTATGCAGTGAGATGATTTctgtgggaagcagacagctctattagcactgcagtggccagacgtaGTATTACAGGTcaagttcctattgaaatgaattgctgcaataccaagcctgactacTGCAGTGGTaacggtgctgtctgcttcctgcaggaatcggctaagtgcacaagcacaccagccgagcgaacagctgattagtggggttcCCAGTCGCCCCCCCACCGATCTACCGTTGATGACTTATCCCATTGCACATCTACCTCTTTGGAACCCTTTGTTTTAGGTCTGATAGGGTTGTCCAACAGAATAACCCCAGCTAAGCATTTAGCCCCACCAGTGATCAACGAATAAGCTACATGTGGTATTACGTGTCAGAGGTTGGAGACCACTGCTATATTTGTACTTTGTAACTTAATTTAGGAGATGCCCCTTTAATTAACACAGAATAAACTGAATTAATTAAACGTGCTTTTATTTGTTTGAACCCCACccccattacttaaaggggttgtaacataATTGACTCttaatcacctatcctatggctaTTCAATaagagtctgattggtgggggtctcatcaaaGCATCCGTTGTTCCTAACAACGTGGGTCTCATGCCCCGCTCTTCTCGTTACTGGAGGCTGGCTTCAGCTTACTGCACTGGGGTATTGAATAGAGCATTGGTCGTACATGGGGCTGACGGATATAGCAGAGTGCAGGTGCTTGACTACCTTAAATAGTCATACAGAGGATAAATGGAGCGGCACCACATGCTCCACCACTGTtatattcaatctcctcctccgtGCAGTCAGCCAGTGGttagggggacacgggacccatgttgtcaggatcagtgggggtctcagcagaccCCCCACCGACAAGAGTTTTATCATCTATGCTATGATTAGGTGATAAAAGGCCGTTTCTACTTGGATGATCTATTATCTGGTCTACAACTGCGCTGACTCCTTGTGTAGATGCAGGCGGTGTAGGGGGTTCAGCATGAGGCAGCTGTTTAATCTCTCTAATTTCACAGTACTCTGCTCCGAGAGTCTCCCGACGGCGTCGTCCTCAGCACTGATGATTACTTCTGGCAGGAGAACGTCTACGCGTACGATGTTACATTGCTCGGGGATGCCCACAACTGGAATCAAGACAGAGGTGCGTGAAGGAAGGCGTTATGTATCGGGAAGACATCTGCCCCCTATATTTAGTATGGCTGTCACAGGGACCAGCAAGAAACAGAATTTTCCTTTTGCGTTAATTTATCAGGACCTTTTAGGTTTTGTTTACACGGCGGAATccaatgtggattttttttccacgTCGATTTCGCctttaaaaatctgcagcaaaatctgcgttTTCTGCTGCGAATCCATGCGCAAATTTAACCCTGTCAATTGGCAAAATCCTCGTGCAGAATTCTGACTTGTCTCCACTTGACGCAGTCATTTTCTGCCGCAGCTTTTACAGGCGGGATTTACGGGGGAAATTCTGCAGTAAATTCCACCATAAGCACATACCCCTATAaataatttggggggggggttgttggatcGCATCGGGTGCTGCAGATGACTACACTGAGCGAAGTAGTCACTGCTGTTCTGCAGAGGTGACAGCGGCTGGTGGTAATCACTTGCAGCTATTCTCTGACTCTGCCAGAAGCAGCTACTAAGGAACATTACCTTTTATCCTGCCTGGAGGTTCCTGTGTCCAGAGTGCTGCATTCAGGCCTTTCAGGCCCTGGTGGTACCATCCTTACTGCTGGCAGCTGTTTGATAGACTATTCTTGTTATGTAAACTGGCATCCAAGATGGCAATTCCCTGGCACCCGCACGCTCCCCAGGTTTtccttattttgggtgggaaagcgcattctggattccttggaattactccacaaaaacgcataaaaattaattgctgtgatgactaaggcctcatgtccacgggcaaaagaagaattaaaatccgcagctgattttaattcttctcctgcccgcagatccgcaccccatagggatgcattgaccacccgcgggtagataaagacccgcggatggtcaataaaagtgattttttttttttaaaaatggagcatgaaaaaaatctggaccatgctccattttcatgctggtctcccacggggacggctcccgcaggcttctattgaagcttatggaagccatccggatccgcgggagacctaaatcggaatttactcacctgctccggatcttcccttcgccgcggcttcatcttctctcagtcgcggccggatcttctttcttcgtcccggcggatgcgcagggcacatcggttgcgtgccccgcgcttgcgccggcctgaagaaaaaagatccggccgcgactgagagaagatgaagccgcggcgaagggaagatccggagcgtgcgagaggtgagttaattcttattttcagcgctcatgtccgcggggcaggagggacccgctccggattctccatggagaatccggagcgggcctgattttccccgtggacatgaggccttagtaattttttgaaaattaacacTTTACAATCCAGTGTCAGCCTTCCTCCGACATTAGGATTTCTCTGCATAGCTCCAATTGCGGAGatttttctgcatatgtatgctatagtattttttaaaatttccttatGGATATATGATTTCCTTTCTATTTTTTCTTCTGTCTTAATCTATACTATaggagggatatatatatatatatatatatatatatatatatatatatatatataattctacaATCTACCCCTGATGCCCTGCGGCTTTGGTAAATAACTGGATTATATACACAGAATAGCCTCCGACATTGGAGTGCGATTCTGCGTGTCTGACGTCGGTGCTGTGCAGGGCAATCTTCATGTCCGGTGAGggccaacactggattggaaagggttaaagggataaaGTTGTACATTGACttgttttagttttattttatcttttatagggattctgtcatcaggtttagGCAGCATATATCCGGGTGATGGATGCCTGTTGCCCTCATCTTATTCTgtaacactgcagcatttcagaataaaggaACTTTGAAGTCTGACTTGgaagctgagctctgagtcacgggGCGTGCCGCACCACGCTCTCCCCGCCCACTACATGGAAGACTGACTTTCACTTCCTGCCATGTTTCCACGAAAATGAGTCCTACCCCGAAAATGAGTCCTACCCCGAAAATGAGTCCTACCCCGAAAATGAGTCCTACCCCGAAAATGAGTCCTACCCCGAAAATGAGTCCTACCCCGAAAATGAGTCCTACCCCGAAAATGAGTCCTACCCCGAAAATGAGTCCTACCCCGAAAATGAGTCCTACCCCGAAAATGAGTCCTACCCCGAAAATGAGTCCTACCCCGAAAATGAGTCCTACCCCGAAAATGAGTCCTACCCCGAAAATGAGTCCTACCCCGAAAATGAGTCCTACCCCGAAAATGAGTCCTACCCCGAAAATGAGTCCTACCCCGAAAATGAGTCCTACCATTAATTTTTGGCATTTTTGGGAaggcttaaatataagccctatcctgaaaataagccctagttacagttaaaaaaaaaaaaaccaaaaaaaaccttaATAGAAATGCATAGAGTGCAGGTTAGCCGGGTCACTAACCCTGGTCACTAACCCAGCaagctcagtccaggtccttcaCTCTGCTTTCCAGAGCCCCAAAgcagttcccgcagtcctcggtcGCCCACGCAGGATTGCTTCTTGGTTACAAAATTCATAAATTCTGCCCCCATGATGTGatagctttgattggctgagccgcgacacttgaaaaaccaatcacagccattgcttcgtggaggcaggatttatgacacccttaaccaggaagtgatcctgtgtgggtaGTTGAGGACTGAGTCGGGGCTCTGGAAAACAGCGGGAAGAACCCCGgactgagcctgctgggtaagtaaaataagacattacctgaaaataagcccaagcacCTCTTTTAATATAaacctgtcttatttttgggaaccCCGGTATAGACAATATAGTGGGTGGGGAGAGGCCGGTGCGGCACGGCCTTGTGACTCAGAGTTCAGCTTGCAAGTCAAACTTTATTCTGAAGTGCTTCAGTGTTTCAGGCTAAAGCGGGCTACCGGCATCCCTGTCCCGGGTGTGGGCTGCATGACATTGATGACGGAATCCCTTTTAACTTTCCAACATAACGTTATCGTGTTCTGATGTGAAGAGTTGAAATAGTTTTATTTTAACCCTTGAATCCTTTGTCCTGCAGCCAGAAGAGCGCTGGATGACAGCCGGCCTCTTGTCGTTATCGATAACACTAATATCAAGGCCTGGGAAATGAAGCCGTATGTGCAGATGGTGAGGACCCTGAACGTTATGTAACAACCAGACTGTAAAGACACTCAGAAGACGTGTATACGCTGAAAACTGATCACAATCGCACATTTAATTGTAATACCTGTTTTTCTCTAGGCTGTGGACCGAGGCTACGGTGTTGAGTTTTTGGAGCCGGATACCTGGTGGAAACAAGACTCTCATGAACTGGAAAAGTAAGAAATCGTGTATATTACAGACACTGCTGTAGTCTCTTGCTATGTGTCCCATTAGTGCATTGGACATCATAGCAGGAGGGTCTTCTACTAGAGACCTATCTGTATGAGCCCAATTAGATAACTGCTCCTGGTGTTGGACTGTTCTTGCCTTATTATGGGCTGCCATTCAACTGAATGGTTGTCAGGTAATAATACAAATGTTTATCCAGACATGGCTTTCCTGGC
This window contains:
- the LOC136582124 gene encoding NEDD4-binding protein 2-like 2 — translated: MWPPLRGLPLDASPEMPHAEKNLSYHVHDSAIEPCLKKSRPDYSSSSWVRRDTDLYKEHEAKSQKWACSTISEERSHLSNRSGSEGRGGGINVKYDSESYHLGQGDANERDRNKTNQHSFVLSKREKCENNSDLSFSGTSTSFIGPLYQPSAQEKPLAKVTNNLNAKPPPFKIATVALGKLASQSKGQDGMDYELRQFYKELNELGGEAGDQTKPPASTDLDVKQCIGPYPNDIPATPPSNQHHGQVPTSQPFPSTLPNLGTCHAREEPRPQLERPPLPLNIPFSRDSQAPYHPNNLSFESHAAPPSRFEGCHPSTFIVPHGPPPPRFNYPMSFPSNILPPQQSDNFSYSTRQELPPWHGSAAPPQSRFAPPMIPEPFSQGTGERTWQDLRYGDLSRQEDGQFGERTLPHAGNVPYEQYPCRSRDQSKRKMVLLRGVPGSGKSTLARTLLRESPDGVVLSTDDYFWQENVYAYDVTLLGDAHNWNQDRARRALDDSRPLVVIDNTNIKAWEMKPYVQMAVDRGYGVEFLEPDTWWKQDSHELEKRNTHRVPRETISKMLQRYDHDMTVHVVMNSVEPRLVRPNRPPPEAQPRWGASVDSSHNSSSFHSR